aatttaattggactaaATGAGTAATTTAACTGACTTATACATTCAAGTAATGCATTGTAACCTCAGGCAAGAACCAAGACAGGTTCAGTTTCTGGTTACCATAATATACTTCCTGGCATGGGAAGATCTTTATCTTTGACCGTTGTATGCAAGGCTTGCAAAAGGCACTTGTCCAATAGAGCATCTGCATCCTCAACAGACAATAAATGCTGGCCGTCCACATTAGATTCAATGCCAGCTGCATCTTCCACAACTTGCAAATCCACCATGGCTGTGGTTATTTGTTCACTAACTTCGGTTGTCACACCGGTGTCTTCTGCGGAAGCAGAATCAAGAATAGAGGGAGTGCCATCAGCAGCACTAGAATCTCCGATATGTTCATTGCTAATGGCATTCGTCTGACCAGCTGAGGAATCATCTTGACATGAATCGGAAACTTGGCTAGCAGAACACAAAGCAGGGTCCTCAAATACAACATCTTCCAAGAATCCAGCATTTGGGACATGACAATTTTCAGCTGATTCCCTGGAAAACAAATTACAGGATACAAACATAAATAAGAGAAATGATTGTCAAGGGAGTCCATATCTGGTATTCTTCTAATAAAAAACAGATTGCTCAGATGAAATCCCTGCTGCTTTTACCAAAGCGTATCAAGGTAGTAATGACTTATCCTTAATGCCTTTCCACGCAAACCAGCCTTCAATGCTTCTGTGCTACTCATGGTGGTAGAGCCTACCTGAGTAAAGAAATTACATCCCATTTCCGGTTAGAAGTTTTAACAGTTCAAGCCAACTTAATCTAGCAACAATCATATCTTGTATAGCTTACAGCTATTGGAGCTGGATTGCCAGGAACTTTGACGGCCCAAGGCTCCCCAGCTTGATGGAAGGNNNNNNNNNNNNNNNNNNNNNNNNNNNNNNNNNNNNNNNNNNNNNNNNNNNNNNNNNNNNNNNNNNNNNNNNNNNNNNNNNNNNNNNNNNNNNNAGCAGGAATTTGGATTCCAGGAAACATCAAATCAGCCCCACCAAGAACAAATCGAGAAACTTCACCCCCTTTCAACGTAAAAGCAGGCAAAAGATCGGGAACCTTCCACAAAGCGTAAACTGGCATCAAATAGGATGGGGAAATCAGCAGTCTGTCAGGAGAAGCCCTAAAAAACATAGTAGAGTACAAGCAAACACAAGTACAGCAGTTTTATGTATTAGCAATTAGAACAGAAAATTGAAGCATCTTAGAGCAAACAGAAGAAAATACTTTTCAGAGAATAAACAGGATTTAGTTGCTATAAACAAGTAATCTTTCATGGTTTTAGTTTAAACACTCGAGAAATGCAACATTATAAAGATACCATGAGATTGTCTTAAATGGAGAACCCCTATTATTTAACCACTTTCATATTGAAACGACTTTGTGTAGGTTACAACTACTTTGAAGCTTTCTTTATCTAGAGGAAGCTACGTTGGTTGCACACACTAAAAGTTAACCAAACAAGGACCACATGCACCCAATGTGTAGAAAGTATCTAAGATGAGAACACTACATCCTATTTGGCGGTAGACTACACAAAACTTCCATTTAAGGAAGTGGCATTGGCATTCTCCAATGTCACTACTATTTTACTCTACTCCCCTCCATCAGTTCAGTAGCAAGGAGTTTTAATCCGGATGCCCTGATTTCAGATGCCAGAGACAGTTGACTCGGAGGGTTAGTCTCGCCTGTTTATGATGAGTCACCAAATCCATCCaactataaaaagaaatttttgatGCGAGCAGAATATCAATTCTCCCATCTAATAGGGTTTATTAGGTGGTTCCTAGTACATTGCTCAGGCTCAGAACAATTTGTTGCTATGTTTAAAATACATGCACTGAAACAATTAGCAATAATGTTtgaatattgaataaataggACAcacgaaataaaaaaaaaattcacatacaGTTAACAGCTGGAGCAAAAACTTTCATGcactaataaaaatacaacatattCCGTATATAACAAGAGCTTACAGTACCTGTAGGGAATATTTCTGAGCCTCGTCCATCGCCATCATAAAACATGGGGCAGTCCCCTTCCAGACCATATACAAGAACTCGGTTTGGATACTTTGACACAGTTATTTCTacctaaataattttagattacGTCAAAACTAGACAGGAGCAGCTTgcacataaaaatatagacaaaaccgaaaaatttgttttgtgaCCTATCAACTTCTGGTTTCCCATCCAAAGTACTCAACTTATGACCTTCACTAATAGCATGCAACTAACCCAAAGCTAGATGTGCAACTAATACGTTGAATGGGCACCATCAGAGAGATTCAAGGTAAATGCTAGTTAAACATTCAAAATCTACTTCCGATTCGAAACCATGAGCAAGGAGGTATTATATGGCAAAAAAGTTTTACTTTATACGGTAAGAAGCAAGCTTTGCACAGAAACATGTATCCTTAAAATTCATTCTTCACAATAGAAACAAGTTCTTCAGAATCGTCAAACATTCAGCATATCATCAGCTCTAACTCAAACATTCACTGACATGTGCAGTAATCAGAATAGACGTGTAAGAGAAAgaagtttcttttattttttttggggggggggggggggggggggggggggggggggggggggggagaggAACTCCAGACCATCCGTGTGCTAGTGATATTGTCGATTTTATCGAACACGCGGTAAGAAGCTAAAGAAATGAAAGCAGATAAGAAAAggttttacaattataatgcATAGACCTTGGGAGGAAGTAGAAGATCGATATGAGCGTCAGAAGCATTGCGAAAGCGGTCCCTGATTGCACGTTTCAGTTTCTTGCGATCTGCTCCGGAGAGGCGCTGTTGTGATTTGGCCTCCACTGCCTTCTTGAACATTTTTGTATTGGAAGGCTTTGTTGATTGAGGAAGGTTGTAGATTGCAGTAAATAGTGATTGAGTGAGGACTGAGGAGGGAGCTTAAAGAATAAAGGGACTGCGACTGCGAGTAGATTATACCTACTGATGATTGATTGCTATTGTTGAAAAGTAATGAAGAAGAGAGTGTGAGCATAAGGCGGTGGAAAAGCTCTTGGAGTGCCCTTTATATGAATTTCTTGCagtgggggtgggggttgGAGGTGGGGGTGGACAATATAGGGGTAAAACCGTAAAGGGAAAGAACTCAAGAAAAATGCGAAGTAATAAAAAGAGTCGTTAtgtagaaattatatttaatgttatatgcccttttttttaattattttttgtccttttttaaaaatagtaaagaTGTGGTTTGGAATATCTTTTGTCACACCCTCCTCTCCTTCGAGTTCCCCGACATCCAATATTTGTTTGAGGGATTATAGTATTACAGTAGAGGAGCAGGTACCATTCACAATACATCATCTGGCCCTGGCAAGTTTATTACACGgatacccacacacacacttgtttTCAGATGTGTCGCAATTGACTGAATAGAGTCCAGGGAATTTTAGGCATTCTGTGCACACTTGAATCCCTTGGGTGGCACAGCTACTGGGGTATGAATACGTGCAATTTTTTGCATCAACCACCAACCCGCCAAATCTTCCATCATCATCtgcacataatcatcattTTGTTAACACATACGCTCATTATAATCAATCAATCACTgattttacatataaactaCATATAGGTATTGTTAAGTGATTACCAGATGGAATGAGAaataccaccaccaccacaaaCAAGAATTTTGCGCAAAGCTTCATCATTTTGCAACTCTGTTGCTTTCCTTGCAACATCATAACTAATTTCCTTGAATTTATATACACATGCACAAACACAATGTTTAACATATCCCCGTAATTATGTTATCAGATATTTCAGCAATCTGATTCCCAATATATAGTTGGTCAAAATTTCACACGCTACTCAACTCCTTTTAattcttcaaattcaattctatTGAGAATGAAATCCACCACTCTGGTCTTGCAAATAAACAAGATTTTAAGGCAAGAAATCAATATCGAATTATACAATCACAGATATTGGTAAGAAGAACAATGCtactcaagaaaataattaaaagctACAAGATTCATAAGGACAGGATGATTACAGTAATGCTACAGCAGAGTAGTAGGTAAAACCAGGAAGACCTCTTGGAACAAAATTTCCGGGAATCCTCGCATCTATTAACATTTGGTATCATATCTACGAACGACCTTATAAGAGCTAAGAATCCAAAACCTACacatacaagaaaaataacaattccCTTGTTCTCCAGATGTAACTGGTTCCTCCGCACCTTTTCCACCTCCAACCTGCCGTAAGCAGACAGCAAACTCAGCATAAACAATGTAAGTGGAAAGCTGTAGATAAAACAAGAAGGGTACCCACCACCACCATAATTAAGACACTAGGACTTGAAGAAGTAACTGAAACATAATGCTTCACTactgaaattatttttcatataattgatttcgGCCATATTAATGAAGTGCAGAGGTccagtaaaaaatttaaatgacgGAGCAAATACACACCAAAGCAATTTTGCACAAACCAACTTAACTACTTGGTCTCAGTTACGATCAGAATAGCTTTCTCTGAAACATCTCAAACTTTATTTCATTCGACATGAAGGGTAGACTGGCAGGAAAGTTGAAGAAATCCAAGTTCAATAATGTTTCCAGGAGAAGTCAGATCAGAATGGAGTTATCGAAAAAGTTACAGTGTGTAGATCTTTTCCTAATCATAAGGAAAATTAAGGGAATAAAAAAACAtgtttttaatcaattaattggAATGAAGGAAAGAGAGATAAGTAAATGATAGAAGAATGAGAATAAAGAAGAAAGGTGACAGAATGCTGCACATTACTTAGGAGGAGCCATAACACAAGGTGTCTCTTCTTCTATGGgcaaaacaaaatacatattCATCTAACcatcaaagaaagaaaaactggAAATTGGAATGCAAAAGACTAGGCTACACCTacattcttttcctttt
The window above is part of the Sesamum indicum cultivar Zhongzhi No. 13 linkage group LG2, S_indicum_v1.0, whole genome shotgun sequence genome. Proteins encoded here:
- the LOC105174789 gene encoding eukaryotic translation initiation factor 2D, translating into MFKKAVEAKSQQRLSGADRKKLKRAIRDRFRNASDAHIDLLLPPKVEITVSKYPNRVLVYGLEGDCPMFYDGDGRGSEIFPTVYALWKVPDLLPAFTLKGGEVSRFVLGGADLMFPGIQIPAXXXXXHQAGEPWAVKVPGNPAPIAVGSTTMSSTEALKAGLRGKALRISHYYLDTLWESAENCHVPNAGFLEDVVFEDPALCSASQVSDSCQDDSSAGQTNAISNEHIGDSSAADGTPSILDSASAEDTGVTTEVSEQITTAMVDLQVVEDAAGIESNVDGQHLLSVEDADALLDKCLLQALHTTVKDKDLPMPGSILWSSHVLPCRPSGITLDIKKSSYKKLSKWLQSKSASGLISVKEDKHKKEVTLSSVNRNHLDYTSFKPEKKKVEKNEESTKNNANEGQLHKLLDVVEIYKPTTHVNPIFAAIGADTGKLYSASEASQIVFGYIEKEKLVKQTDKSIVVLDATLCDALFKGAIKKGAMYPTEIHKKDIGQTFINRMQAHHVVTRGSDSVVRKGALKPLQIVTERRQGNKKVTKLSGLESFLIDAEILASELQKKFACSTTVSELPGKKGLEVLVQGGVIDDLARHLVEQYGVQKRFIEVLDKTKR